A window of Sphingobium herbicidovorans contains these coding sequences:
- a CDS encoding FliA/WhiG family RNA polymerase sigma factor — MFMKKVVAGSDANTYGRSNNSPEQLARRYMPLVRKIAWHVHGRVSSAVEVEDLLQIGMVALVEAANSFQDRGLGFASYAQLRVRGAMIDHLRRGATLARSAMANRKQLAAVRSRLEQQLRRMPLEAEMAAEMGMDAASYRVFADGCEMVQHTSMDEVYSDQSMWFADVEDRADDVMERESLKAALAKCIGELPQREAMVLQLYFVEELNLEEIGQALDIGAARVCQIKKAALDKLREKLNEWD, encoded by the coding sequence ATGTTCATGAAGAAGGTCGTCGCCGGTTCCGACGCGAATACCTATGGCCGGTCGAACAATTCGCCCGAGCAACTCGCCCGGCGCTACATGCCGCTGGTGCGCAAGATCGCCTGGCATGTCCATGGCCGCGTATCGAGCGCGGTCGAGGTAGAGGATCTGTTGCAGATCGGCATGGTCGCGCTGGTCGAGGCGGCCAATAGTTTTCAGGATCGGGGCCTTGGCTTTGCCTCCTACGCGCAGTTGCGCGTGCGGGGCGCGATGATCGACCATTTGCGCCGTGGCGCGACGCTCGCCCGGTCAGCGATGGCGAACCGCAAGCAGCTGGCGGCGGTGCGCAGCCGGTTGGAACAGCAGCTGCGCCGCATGCCGCTGGAGGCGGAAATGGCCGCTGAAATGGGCATGGACGCGGCAAGCTATCGCGTGTTCGCCGATGGCTGTGAAATGGTTCAGCATACGAGCATGGACGAAGTCTATTCGGACCAGTCCATGTGGTTCGCCGATGTCGAGGACAGGGCGGACGATGTGATGGAGCGCGAGTCGCTGAAGGCTGCGCTGGCCAAGTGCATCGGCGAACTGCCGCAGCGCGAGGCGATGGTGCTGCAACTCTATTTCGTCGAGGAATTGAACTTGGAGGAAATCGGGCAGGCGCTGGACATCGGTGCGGCGCGCGTATGCCAGATCAAGAAAGCCGCGCTCGACAAGCTACGCGAGAAACTGAACGAGTGGGATTGA
- the mdoH gene encoding glucans biosynthesis glucosyltransferase MdoH: MTAIGDTVADGKAKAATPPPAPGFEHVPMEMPIAMPEQDFREHPRDFPHRPLNIDQWARRMLVVLLALLPASMAAHDMRRSIGLDGLSLWEGVYLALFIPLFAWIAFGFATSLIGFLTLTMGKGPGVRPYRSLFASPLRGRTAVLLPVCNEDFLGVMGRLSIMERSLAQVMGNERFEFFILSDSNPASGEIERKTYLEMRKGFSRPVHYRRRALNTGRKPGNIAEWVQRFGGGYDYMIVLDADSVMSGQTMARLALDMEQHPHVGLIQTVPTIVGAATLFARWQQFASRLFGPISAAGMIWWAGSEGMFWGHNAILRTKAFAQSCGLPELPGRAPFGGHIMSHDMIEAALLRRRGWDVHMVMADDSFEEFPPSLPDLATRDRRWCQGNIQHVPLIPRIRGLHPVSRFQLLVGASAYCTSPLWLALILVVLGGALAGVWPPSAVLPSGGLLALTAVLLFGPKLLSMLWAMADPARRIGFGGAARMSRGVIADIALSILMAPVSMLTQTINLFGILMGRKSSWSGQIRDRDGMAMTSAIWLFKYHILLGAALTLLALKGGTSIGWIIPVVAGLVLAPVLAAVTARKGLGHKAEQSGLFQVAEPWWRAQNYHPPHYPEQIGEVAPLKQAVANDR; the protein is encoded by the coding sequence ATGACGGCGATCGGCGACACAGTGGCGGACGGCAAGGCAAAGGCGGCAACCCCTCCACCCGCGCCGGGGTTCGAGCATGTGCCCATGGAAATGCCGATCGCCATGCCGGAGCAGGACTTTCGCGAACATCCCCGCGATTTTCCGCATCGGCCGCTGAATATCGACCAATGGGCGCGGCGTATGCTGGTCGTGCTGCTGGCGTTGCTGCCCGCCTCCATGGCTGCGCACGACATGCGCCGCTCCATCGGCCTTGACGGCCTCTCGCTGTGGGAAGGCGTCTATCTCGCGCTGTTCATCCCCCTCTTTGCCTGGATCGCCTTCGGCTTCGCCACCAGCCTGATCGGTTTCCTGACGCTTACCATGGGCAAGGGGCCGGGCGTCCGTCCCTATCGCTCGCTATTCGCGTCGCCCCTTCGCGGACGAACCGCCGTCCTGCTGCCCGTGTGCAATGAAGATTTCCTGGGCGTCATGGGCCGCCTGTCGATCATGGAACGGTCGCTGGCGCAGGTGATGGGCAATGAACGGTTCGAATTCTTCATCCTGAGCGATTCCAACCCCGCCAGTGGCGAGATAGAGCGCAAGACCTATCTGGAAATGCGCAAAGGTTTCTCGCGGCCCGTCCATTACCGGCGGCGCGCGCTCAACACAGGCCGCAAGCCGGGCAATATCGCCGAATGGGTGCAGCGCTTTGGCGGCGGCTATGATTATATGATCGTGCTGGACGCGGACAGCGTCATGAGCGGCCAGACCATGGCGCGCCTCGCCCTCGACATGGAACAGCACCCCCATGTCGGCCTTATCCAGACGGTGCCGACGATCGTGGGCGCGGCGACCTTGTTCGCGCGCTGGCAGCAGTTCGCAAGTCGCCTGTTCGGTCCCATTTCCGCGGCGGGCATGATCTGGTGGGCCGGATCGGAGGGCATGTTCTGGGGCCATAACGCCATATTGCGTACAAAGGCTTTCGCGCAAAGCTGCGGCCTTCCCGAACTGCCGGGCCGTGCGCCCTTTGGCGGCCATATCATGAGCCATGACATGATCGAGGCCGCATTGCTGCGTCGGCGCGGCTGGGACGTCCACATGGTCATGGCCGACGACAGTTTCGAAGAATTTCCTCCCTCCCTGCCCGATCTTGCCACCCGCGACCGCCGCTGGTGCCAGGGGAATATCCAGCATGTGCCGCTGATCCCCCGGATCAGGGGCCTGCATCCGGTCAGCCGCTTTCAATTGCTGGTCGGGGCGTCAGCCTATTGCACCTCGCCGCTCTGGCTGGCGCTGATACTGGTCGTCCTTGGCGGCGCGCTTGCGGGCGTATGGCCGCCCAGCGCAGTGCTGCCTTCGGGCGGGCTGCTGGCGCTGACGGCGGTGCTGCTGTTCGGGCCGAAACTGCTGTCGATGCTTTGGGCCATGGCCGATCCCGCCCGCCGCATCGGCTTTGGCGGGGCCGCGCGCATGAGCCGGGGCGTGATAGCCGACATCGCACTGTCGATCCTGATGGCGCCCGTCAGCATGCTGACCCAGACGATCAACCTGTTCGGCATATTGATGGGCCGCAAAAGCAGCTGGAGCGGCCAGATCCGCGACCGCGACGGCATGGCGATGACCAGCGCCATCTGGCTGTTCAAATATCATATCCTGCTGGGAGCGGCGCTCACGCTATTGGCGCTGAAAGGCGGCACGTCGATCGGCTGGATCATTCCGGTGGTGGCGGGCCTCGTGCTGGCCCCGGTCCTCGCGGCCGTCACCGCGCGCAAGGGTCTGGGCCACAAGGCCGAACAGAGTGGGCTGTTTCAGGTTGCCGAGCCATGGTGGCGCGCGCAAAATTATCACCCGCCCCATTATCCTGAACAGATCGGGGAAGTCGCTCCGCTCAAGCAGGCGGTTGCTAACGACCGTTAG
- the flhA gene encoding flagellar biosynthesis protein FlhA yields the protein MTPAQVKAKIWTNAAKGAVLPVATLMVVLFMMVPVPAFMLDIGFITNIMISLAVLMVALNAAKPLDFSSFPTVLLFATLLRLALNVASTRVVLVQGHEGSDAAGHVIEAFGHFLIGGDYVVGIFVFAILMIINLVVITKGAGRVSEVSARFTLDALPGKQMAIDADLNAGLMTPEEAKLRRREVATEADFYGSMDGASKFVKGDAVAGILILAINIVGGIILGVVSHGLSMGDAAQTYIILAIGDALVAQVPALLLSIAAAAIVTRVGSEDDLGNQITNQFGSGRAWVPVAAILGFLGILPGMPHFIILSAAAIAGFIAWQLRKTAQAKAAEPEPMPEPANPAVIEWNDVSDGAILGLEIGYGLISLVDERKGAPLMARITGIRRQLSKELGFVVPMVRVKDNLALEPNQYRITIAGVVVGEDEIYPEDLLALDSGALEGVVSGREAKDPTFGLDAVWISPAKRSEAVVAGYTVVDPPTVVATHLNQLIAMNASEMFGLDEARKLLDNLKDAAPQLVDGLTPGALSLTQISALCRALLSEGIALKDFRRICEAMVDAARPDMSHEQLVEAVRQRIGSLIIQGLVPVKMPLPVITLDGDLEALLAQAMRVAGDARHPIEPALANRIIESVVQAARPIMGQARNFAIVTSPVARRALARLFKPHLPETPVLSFLEIPDGKGVEVVAVVGGEQRPAPRHDPLPREPVSGRERVA from the coding sequence ATGACTCCCGCCCAAGTCAAAGCGAAGATCTGGACGAACGCCGCCAAGGGGGCCGTGCTGCCCGTCGCGACGTTGATGGTCGTGCTGTTCATGATGGTGCCGGTGCCTGCGTTCATGCTGGACATCGGTTTCATCACCAACATCATGATTTCGCTGGCCGTGCTGATGGTGGCGCTGAACGCCGCCAAGCCGCTGGATTTTTCCAGCTTTCCCACGGTTCTGCTGTTCGCGACGCTGCTGCGGTTGGCGCTGAACGTCGCCTCTACCCGCGTCGTGCTGGTGCAGGGGCATGAAGGATCGGACGCGGCGGGCCATGTGATCGAAGCGTTCGGTCACTTCCTGATCGGCGGCGACTATGTCGTCGGCATCTTCGTCTTTGCGATCCTGATGATCATCAACCTGGTGGTCATCACCAAGGGCGCGGGCCGCGTGTCGGAAGTCAGCGCGCGCTTCACCCTGGACGCCCTGCCGGGCAAGCAGATGGCGATCGACGCCGACCTGAACGCCGGCCTGATGACGCCCGAAGAAGCCAAGCTCCGCCGCCGCGAAGTGGCGACCGAAGCGGACTTCTACGGCTCGATGGACGGTGCGTCGAAGTTCGTGAAGGGCGACGCGGTTGCGGGTATCCTGATCCTTGCCATCAACATCGTCGGCGGCATCATCCTGGGCGTGGTCAGCCATGGCCTTTCCATGGGCGATGCCGCGCAGACTTACATCATCCTGGCGATCGGCGACGCGCTGGTGGCGCAGGTTCCCGCGTTGCTGCTTTCCATCGCAGCGGCCGCCATCGTGACGCGGGTCGGCAGCGAGGACGATCTTGGCAACCAGATCACCAATCAGTTCGGATCGGGCCGCGCCTGGGTTCCGGTGGCGGCGATCCTCGGCTTCCTCGGCATCCTGCCGGGCATGCCGCACTTCATCATCCTGTCGGCTGCGGCCATTGCTGGGTTCATCGCATGGCAACTGCGCAAGACGGCGCAGGCCAAGGCCGCCGAGCCGGAACCGATGCCCGAGCCTGCCAACCCAGCGGTCATCGAATGGAATGACGTTTCGGACGGTGCGATCCTGGGGCTGGAAATCGGCTATGGCCTCATCAGCCTGGTCGATGAGCGCAAGGGCGCTCCGCTGATGGCGCGCATCACGGGCATCCGCCGCCAGCTTTCCAAGGAGCTGGGCTTCGTCGTGCCGATGGTGCGGGTGAAGGATAATCTGGCGCTGGAGCCGAACCAGTACCGCATCACCATCGCCGGCGTCGTCGTCGGCGAGGACGAGATTTATCCCGAGGATCTGCTCGCGCTGGACAGCGGCGCGCTGGAAGGCGTGGTGTCTGGCCGCGAGGCGAAGGATCCGACCTTCGGTCTGGACGCCGTGTGGATTTCGCCCGCCAAGCGCAGCGAAGCGGTGGTCGCAGGCTATACGGTGGTCGATCCGCCGACAGTCGTCGCCACCCATCTGAACCAACTGATCGCCATGAACGCCAGCGAGATGTTCGGCCTGGACGAAGCGCGCAAGCTGCTCGACAATCTGAAGGATGCCGCGCCCCAGCTGGTCGATGGCCTGACCCCCGGCGCGCTCAGCCTGACGCAGATTTCCGCGCTGTGCCGCGCGCTGCTGTCCGAAGGGATTGCGCTGAAGGACTTCCGCCGCATCTGCGAGGCGATGGTCGATGCCGCACGGCCCGACATGAGCCACGAGCAGCTGGTGGAAGCTGTCCGTCAGCGGATCGGTTCGCTGATCATCCAGGGCCTTGTGCCCGTGAAGATGCCGCTGCCGGTCATCACGCTGGACGGCGATCTGGAGGCGTTGCTGGCGCAGGCGATGCGCGTCGCGGGCGACGCCCGCCACCCGATCGAACCGGCCCTCGCCAACCGTATCATCGAATCGGTGGTGCAGGCCGCTCGCCCGATCATGGGGCAGGCGCGCAACTTCGCCATCGTGACTTCGCCCGTGGCGCGCCGCGCGCTCGCCCGCCTGTTCAAGCCGCACCTGCCCGAAACGCCGGTGCTGTCGTTCCTGGAAATTCCCGATGGCAAGGGCGTGGAAGTCGTCGCCGTGGTTGGCGGCGAACAGCGGCCCGCGCCGCGCCACGATCCGCTGCCCCGCGAACCCGTTTCTGGCCGCGAACGCGTTGCCTGA
- a CDS encoding lysozyme family protein yields MSAFADISATGASTGNRVTNAIAMASRRTGVDFAYLLGQAKIESSLNPSARATTSSATGLYQFIDQSWLAVIDKHGSEYGLGWAADSISRGQNGRYYVADPEMRQQILDLRKHPETASVMAAQHASDNKAYLEQRLGREAEPVDLYLAHFLGVGGASKFLSVHDRAPNATAASMFPAAARANRSIFYDRSGSARSFSEIRDRFAAKLQKGVDSLDTGPIQYAAASLPQGAKTVQPADYVRIETQRLATAADVSVRPDPQTARLAYLMLATLGR; encoded by the coding sequence TTGTCGGCTTTTGCAGACATATCAGCGACAGGCGCTTCGACCGGCAATCGCGTGACCAACGCGATTGCGATGGCCAGCCGCAGGACGGGCGTGGACTTCGCCTATCTGCTGGGCCAAGCGAAGATCGAAAGCAGCCTCAATCCCTCGGCGCGCGCGACCACCTCGTCCGCGACGGGCCTCTACCAATTTATCGACCAGAGCTGGCTTGCCGTCATCGACAAGCATGGCAGCGAATATGGCCTTGGCTGGGCGGCGGATTCGATCAGCCGGGGCCAGAACGGGCGCTATTATGTGGCTGACCCCGAAATGCGGCAGCAGATACTGGACCTGCGCAAGCATCCCGAGACCGCTTCGGTGATGGCGGCGCAGCATGCGTCGGACAACAAGGCCTATCTGGAGCAGCGGCTGGGCCGGGAGGCTGAGCCGGTCGATCTGTATCTGGCGCATTTCCTAGGCGTTGGCGGGGCGAGCAAGTTCCTGTCGGTCCATGACCGTGCGCCCAATGCCACTGCCGCGTCGATGTTTCCGGCGGCGGCGCGGGCGAACCGTTCGATCTTCTACGATCGTTCGGGCAGTGCGCGCAGCTTTTCCGAAATACGCGACCGTTTTGCCGCCAAGCTTCAGAAGGGCGTCGATTCGCTCGACACCGGCCCCATTCAATATGCCGCCGCTTCGCTGCCGCAAGGCGCGAAGACGGTGCAGCCCGCCGATTATGTGCGGATCGAAACCCAGCGCCTCGCGACCGCGGCGGACGTTTCCGTCCGGCCCGACCCGCAGACGGCGCGTCTTGCCTATCTCATGCTCGCCACCCTCGGAAGGTAA